The Saccharomonospora cyanea NA-134 genome includes a region encoding these proteins:
- a CDS encoding non-ribosomal peptide synthetase, with amino-acid sequence MDPAETITAAFARQVAARPDTVAVSADGTELTYAELDVRSDRLAGYLHGLGVSAEDAVGVALPRSADLVVALLAVLKAGAAYLALDPQQPEERRTLVLKDADVDVVITPELLAGVPEHGHAPPEPPASGERTAYIAYTSGSTGIPKGVCVPQRAVLRLVFDQDFLDIRPDDVFLQLAPVAFDASTLELWGPLLNGARLVVTPPGDVSPRDLAALVRDSGVTVLWLTAGLFHTVVEAGADALRGLRCLLAGGDVLSAAHVDRALRALPDTRLVNGYGPTENTTFTACHVIAEPVGDASVPIGLPVNGTTVHLLDDTLRPVPDGQVGELYAGGLGVATGYRNDPALTARKFLPDPFSDLPGARLYRTGDLARRRPDGVLEFHGRVDDQVKIRGFRVEIGEIEAALRRHPEVRDVAVVAQQPDGDRVLAAFYVSELTMTGAELREHLAPIVPRYMMPSVFCHVDALPLTPNGKVDRERLSATTLPDRPDLSTDYRAPSTEDETWLAELWADLMQVREVGVDDDFFELGGHSLMATRITVEIAERYGRTIPAVAFYENPTIAELARLLAEGSDDA; translated from the coding sequence ATGGATCCCGCGGAAACGATCACCGCAGCGTTCGCGCGTCAGGTCGCGGCGCGACCGGACACCGTCGCGGTCAGCGCGGACGGCACCGAGCTCACCTACGCCGAGCTGGACGTGCGGTCCGACCGGCTCGCCGGGTACCTGCACGGCCTCGGGGTGTCCGCCGAGGACGCCGTCGGGGTCGCCCTGCCACGGTCGGCCGACCTCGTCGTGGCACTGCTCGCGGTGCTCAAGGCAGGCGCCGCCTACCTCGCGCTGGACCCCCAGCAGCCCGAGGAACGGCGGACGCTGGTGCTCAAGGACGCCGACGTCGACGTCGTGATCACCCCCGAACTCCTGGCCGGTGTTCCGGAACACGGCCATGCCCCGCCCGAGCCGCCGGCCAGCGGTGAGCGCACCGCCTACATCGCCTACACCTCCGGCTCGACCGGGATCCCGAAGGGCGTGTGCGTGCCGCAGCGGGCGGTCCTGCGTCTGGTGTTCGACCAGGACTTCCTCGACATCCGGCCCGACGACGTGTTCCTCCAGCTCGCCCCGGTCGCGTTCGACGCCTCCACGCTGGAACTCTGGGGGCCGCTGCTCAACGGGGCCCGCCTCGTCGTCACCCCGCCCGGTGACGTGTCGCCGCGCGACCTCGCCGCTCTCGTCCGCGACTCGGGTGTCACCGTGCTGTGGCTGACGGCGGGCCTGTTCCACACCGTCGTCGAGGCCGGAGCCGATGCTCTTCGCGGGCTGCGGTGTCTGCTCGCGGGTGGTGACGTGCTCTCCGCCGCGCACGTCGACCGGGCGTTGCGCGCGTTGCCGGACACCCGGCTGGTCAACGGCTACGGCCCGACCGAGAACACCACCTTCACGGCCTGCCACGTGATCGCCGAACCGGTCGGCGACGCGTCGGTACCGATCGGGCTGCCGGTCAACGGCACCACCGTCCATCTGCTGGACGACACCCTCCGGCCGGTCCCTGACGGGCAGGTCGGTGAGCTGTACGCCGGGGGCCTCGGTGTCGCCACCGGGTACCGCAACGACCCCGCGCTGACGGCGCGGAAGTTCCTGCCGGACCCGTTCTCCGACCTGCCCGGTGCCCGGCTGTACCGCACCGGGGACCTCGCCCGCCGCCGCCCCGACGGCGTGCTGGAGTTCCACGGCCGCGTCGACGACCAGGTCAAGATCCGCGGTTTCCGCGTCGAGATCGGTGAGATCGAGGCCGCGCTGCGCCGCCACCCCGAGGTACGCGACGTCGCCGTGGTGGCCCAGCAGCCGGACGGCGACCGGGTGCTGGCCGCCTTCTACGTCAGCGAGCTGACCATGACCGGAGCCGAACTCCGCGAGCACCTGGCTCCGATCGTGCCGCGCTACATGATGCCGTCGGTGTTCTGCCACGTCGACGCGCTTCCGCTGACCCCCAACGGCAAGGTGGACCGCGAACGGTTGTCGGCCACCACCCTGCCCGACCGTCCGGACCTGAGCACCGACTATCGGGCACCGTCCACGGAGGACGAGACCTGGCTCGCGGAGCTGTGGGCCGACCTGATGCAGGTCCGCGAAGTCGGCGTGGACGACGACTTCTTCGAGCTCGGCGGTCACTCGCTGATGGCGACGCGGATCACCGTCGAGATCGCCGAGCGCTACGGCCGGACGATCCCCGCGGTCGCCTTCTACGAGAACCCCACCATCGCCGAACTCGCACGGCTGCTCGCCGAAGGGAGCGACGACGCATGA
- a CDS encoding NAD(P)/FAD-dependent oxidoreductase: MTLPSSADVVIIGGGVIGTSIAFHLAEAGVRDVVLLERGELGSGSTCRAAGGVRAQFSDALNIQLGARSMAAYHEFGTRPGQEIDLRTAGYLFLLSTPDQVASFEESVKLQNAHGVPSRLVEPAEAKRLSPLVETDGVLAAAFSPDDGYCTPESVVLGYATGARRHGATLVTHCEVIGVKTSGNDVHAVETTRGSIATSTVVCAAGAWSSAVGELVGVRLPVTPYRRELAFTEPIAADVPIPMTIDFASAFYFRREGRGVMFGMSDPDEPPGFRTHRSESWLEKLTEAIASRVPSLLDVGLTTGWAGLYEVTPDHNALIGEAPEISRFLYATGFSGHGFMQGPAVGEVVRDLVLGREPFVDVGRLDARRFDNAELRTESNYV; the protein is encoded by the coding sequence GTGACCCTGCCGTCGTCCGCCGACGTCGTGATCATCGGCGGTGGTGTGATCGGGACGAGCATCGCCTTCCACCTCGCCGAGGCCGGAGTGCGGGACGTGGTCCTGCTCGAACGCGGCGAGCTCGGCTCGGGCTCGACGTGCCGGGCGGCGGGCGGGGTGCGGGCGCAGTTCTCCGACGCGCTCAACATCCAGCTCGGTGCGCGCAGCATGGCCGCGTACCACGAGTTCGGCACCCGCCCCGGCCAGGAGATCGACCTGCGCACCGCCGGCTACCTGTTCCTGCTGTCCACACCGGACCAGGTTGCCTCCTTCGAGGAGAGCGTGAAGCTGCAGAACGCGCACGGGGTGCCGAGCAGGCTGGTGGAACCGGCCGAGGCCAAGCGACTGTCACCGCTCGTCGAGACCGACGGTGTGCTCGCCGCGGCGTTCTCCCCGGACGACGGGTACTGCACGCCCGAGTCGGTGGTGCTCGGTTACGCCACCGGTGCCCGAAGGCACGGTGCCACGCTCGTGACGCACTGCGAGGTCATCGGTGTCAAGACGTCCGGCAACGACGTCCACGCCGTCGAGACGACGCGTGGGTCGATCGCCACGTCCACGGTGGTGTGCGCGGCCGGTGCCTGGTCCTCCGCCGTGGGCGAGCTGGTGGGCGTCCGGCTGCCGGTCACCCCCTACCGGCGCGAGCTCGCGTTCACGGAACCCATAGCCGCGGACGTGCCGATACCGATGACCATCGACTTCGCCTCGGCGTTCTACTTCCGGCGCGAGGGCCGAGGGGTGATGTTCGGCATGTCCGACCCCGACGAGCCGCCCGGATTCCGCACGCACCGCAGCGAGAGCTGGTTGGAGAAGCTCACCGAAGCCATAGCCTCACGTGTGCCGAGCCTGCTCGACGTCGGCCTCACCACCGGCTGGGCGGGACTCTACGAGGTCACCCCGGACCACAACGCGCTGATCGGGGAGGCACCGGAGATCAGCCGGTTCCTCTACGCCACGGGCTTCTCCGGGCACGGGTTCATGCAGGGGCCGGCCGTCGGCGAGGTCGTGCGGGATCTCGTCTTGGGCCGGGAGCCGTTCGTCGACGTGGGGCGACTCGACGCGCGGCGGTTCGACAACGCCGAACTGCGAACGGAGAGCAACTATGTCTGA
- a CDS encoding MbtH family protein, giving the protein MSDETNNATGTRYLAVVNDEEQYSIWPAHRELPAGWHGTGVSGSKQECLDHIEKVWTDMRPKSLRERMAAQRV; this is encoded by the coding sequence ATGAGCGACGAGACCAACAACGCCACCGGGACGCGGTACCTCGCGGTGGTGAACGACGAGGAGCAGTACTCCATCTGGCCCGCCCACCGTGAGCTCCCGGCAGGGTGGCACGGGACGGGCGTGTCGGGCTCGAAGCAGGAGTGCCTCGACCACATCGAGAAGGTGTGGACGGACATGCGCCCGAAGAGCCTGCGCGAGCGTATGGCGGCGCAGCGGGTGTGA
- a CDS encoding phosphopantetheine-binding protein, whose amino-acid sequence MSDRPDLAEVIAASWRTVLDVTEVREDDDFFELGGNSIMVTRIVSYLRRELGVEVDMLQVWDTPTFGEFRAAVETAVGAQAQVTEGAG is encoded by the coding sequence ATGTCTGACCGGCCGGACCTCGCCGAGGTGATCGCCGCCTCGTGGCGGACGGTACTGGACGTGACCGAGGTACGGGAGGACGACGACTTCTTCGAACTGGGTGGCAACTCCATCATGGTGACCCGCATCGTGTCCTACCTGCGCCGCGAGCTCGGCGTCGAGGTGGACATGCTCCAGGTGTGGGACACGCCCACGTTCGGGGAGTTCCGCGCCGCGGTCGAGACGGCCGTCGGCGCGCAGGCACAGGTGACCGAGGGAGCAGGATGA
- a CDS encoding cytochrome P450, translating into MRITVPVPGTPLDLDTVNLFDPELYAHGDPHTVWAQLRRHAPVHRTTLPDGRSFWSVTRYADVNDVLRDHTRFTSSRGTLLSILGNTDPAGGKMMAASDPPVHTALREPMTRVLSHRALQPHNPRIRRVVHRMLAPLLDGGTWNIAHAGARFPMAFTGTLMGLPEEDWPHLAHLTTMAIAPQDDDYRQSEGDGTLAAAHHELFAYFSGQVTRRKRTPTDDLVGFLVGMEAGGRRLRHDEIVYNCYSLLLGANVTTPHAIAATVLALIEHPAEWARWTADPSLTPVALEEGLRWASPANHFMRYVTRDLTLHDRHLREGDAVVAWLGSANRDEEVFADPFRFDVTRRPNRHVAFGFGPHYCIGAPLARIALRMLFDEIVTSVEEFALAGPVEHLTSNFVAGIKSMPLTARLRPDAARVIDTAVTEEGPVAV; encoded by the coding sequence ATGAGGATCACCGTTCCCGTCCCGGGCACTCCACTCGACCTCGACACGGTGAACCTGTTCGACCCCGAGCTCTACGCCCACGGCGATCCGCACACCGTCTGGGCGCAGCTGCGCCGCCACGCCCCGGTGCACCGCACCACCCTTCCCGACGGCCGGTCGTTCTGGTCGGTCACCCGCTATGCCGACGTCAACGACGTCCTGCGCGACCACACCCGGTTCACGTCCAGCCGGGGCACGCTGCTGTCCATCCTCGGCAACACCGACCCCGCCGGGGGCAAGATGATGGCCGCGAGCGACCCGCCGGTGCACACGGCGCTGCGTGAGCCGATGACCAGGGTGCTCTCCCACCGGGCGTTGCAACCACACAACCCGAGGATCCGCCGAGTGGTGCACCGCATGCTCGCCCCGCTGCTCGACGGCGGCACGTGGAACATCGCACACGCGGGCGCCCGGTTCCCCATGGCCTTCACCGGAACCCTGATGGGCCTGCCCGAGGAGGACTGGCCGCACCTCGCGCACCTCACCACGATGGCCATCGCCCCGCAGGACGACGACTACCGCCAGTCCGAAGGCGACGGCACGCTCGCCGCCGCCCACCACGAGTTGTTCGCGTACTTCTCCGGACAGGTGACCAGACGAAAGCGCACGCCGACCGACGACCTGGTCGGTTTCCTCGTCGGGATGGAGGCGGGCGGGCGCAGGCTGCGCCACGACGAGATCGTCTACAACTGCTACAGCCTCCTCCTCGGAGCGAACGTCACCACCCCGCACGCCATCGCCGCGACCGTCCTCGCGCTCATCGAGCACCCGGCCGAGTGGGCGCGGTGGACCGCCGACCCTTCACTGACCCCCGTCGCACTCGAGGAGGGGCTGCGCTGGGCCTCCCCCGCCAACCACTTCATGCGCTACGTCACGCGCGATCTGACCCTGCACGACCGTCACCTCCGCGAGGGTGACGCGGTGGTGGCCTGGCTGGGTTCCGCCAACCGGGACGAGGAGGTCTTCGCCGACCCGTTCCGGTTCGACGTCACCCGCAGGCCCAACCGGCACGTGGCCTTCGGGTTCGGCCCGCACTACTGCATCGGTGCGCCACTCGCGCGGATCGCGCTGCGGATGCTGTTCGACGAGATCGTCACGTCGGTCGAGGAGTTCGCCCTCGCGGGCCCTGTCGAGCACCTCACCTCCAACTTCGTCGCCGGGATCAAGAGCATGCCGCTCACCGCCCGGCTGCGCCCCGACGCCGCGCGCGTCATCGACACGGCCGTCACCGAGGAAGGGCCGGTGGCGGTGTGA
- a CDS encoding thioesterase II family protein yields MSPSQRDKMFLRPLKDDCAGRLFCFPYSGLGASMYNRWPRRIPTESGDIEVCLLQPPGRENRLREPHYGTYEALAELVVTSLAPYLDRPFALFGHCGGALAAFATALRLAETDLPDATCVFVSSQVAPHEGPYGRFLSMTDEELSVELADLTRAMGGEPHPDILALSLRVLRADVTANQRYRLDEPIVLPSDVRAIGWHDDREIRPEQMAGWPAYAEPGRYHHTVLPGTHHEFLRAPEALQREFAIGLHTQERQNR; encoded by the coding sequence GTGAGCCCCTCGCAGCGCGACAAGATGTTCCTGCGGCCGCTGAAGGACGACTGTGCCGGCCGGTTGTTCTGCTTCCCCTACTCGGGGCTCGGTGCCTCGATGTACAACCGCTGGCCACGCCGCATCCCCACGGAGTCGGGTGACATCGAGGTCTGCCTGCTCCAGCCGCCGGGCCGGGAGAACCGGCTGCGCGAACCGCACTACGGCACCTACGAGGCGCTGGCCGAGCTGGTGGTGACCAGCCTCGCGCCCTACCTCGACCGCCCGTTCGCGCTCTTCGGCCACTGCGGAGGCGCGCTCGCCGCCTTCGCCACGGCCCTGCGCCTCGCGGAGACGGACCTGCCCGACGCGACGTGCGTGTTCGTCTCGTCGCAGGTGGCACCGCACGAGGGCCCCTACGGCCGGTTCCTGTCGATGACCGACGAGGAGTTGAGCGTCGAGCTCGCCGACCTCACGCGCGCCATGGGCGGTGAACCGCACCCCGACATCCTCGCGTTGAGCCTGCGCGTGCTCCGCGCCGACGTGACCGCCAACCAGCGCTACCGCCTCGACGAACCGATCGTGCTGCCCAGCGACGTGCGGGCGATCGGCTGGCACGACGATCGGGAGATCCGCCCGGAACAGATGGCCGGGTGGCCGGCCTACGCCGAACCCGGCCGGTACCACCACACCGTCCTGCCGGGCACGCACCACGAGTTCCTCCGCGCACCGGAGGCGCTCCAACGAGAGTTCGCCATCGGCCTGCACACTCAGGAAAGGCAGAACAGATGA